A region of the Oceanihabitans sp. IOP_32 genome:
ATCCTAAGTTTTTCTATAATATTACTTTCGAAAAACCAGGCGGTTTGGTTATGCCTATACTCGTAGAGTATACCTATGCCGATGGTACAACTAAAACCGAAAAATATCCAGCGCAAATTTGGAGACTAAACGACAATGAAGTCAATAAAACGATTGCTTCAGATAAAGAGCTTGTTGGTATTAAAATCGACCCTAATTTACAAACAGCCGATGTCGATGTATCCAATAATTCTTGGCCAAGAGTTGTAGAAAAAAGTCAATTCGATAAATTTAAAGAAAGAAAATAAAATCACTAAAGCCAACTTTTTAATAGTTGGCTTTTTTTTTCTAACCAAAACACTTCCTATATTTGTAAAGTGATATTTCAATCTACATATTTGTTTATAAGCGGTGCCGAAATAGCATTTATACTATTTATTGCTATAATGGTTTTTGGTGCCGATAAATTACCTGAGATTGCTCGAGGTTTGGGTAAAGGTATGCGCACTCTTAAAGATGCAACCAATGATATTAAGCAAGAAATCACAAAAACAGCCGAAAAAAACGGCATCGATTCTAGCATAACTTCCGATGTTAAAAAAGAAATCGATAAAGTAAAAGACGATTTAGAAGACTTTACAGGCTCCGTGAAACGTAAATTTTAAGATTTCTGGGTATTATTTTTTTTATTTGTGAGAAATTTAGGCTTAAAAAATTATAATTCAAGTTAATAATAACATATCTTTAGCTGAATAAAATATAATTTGATAGAACCCCAAATCTAAGCCTGTCAAACACATGAGAAAAATCCTGCTTTTAAGTTTTCTTTTTGTTAACATATTTTCCTTTGCTCAGAACGACCGAGAGGTTATAAAAAAAATTGATGATTTAAATGCATCTGCTTTAATTCTCTACAACGACAAGCAGATAGTTGAGGCCTTTAAAGTGTTTAATAAAGCTAAAGCACTAGCAGATTCTATTGAAGACGATTATGGTGCGGCCACTGCAAATTTTAGTTTAGGTAATATTTATTATTTAATGCAAAATTATGAGTCTGCGAAAGTTCACTATGATTTAACCCTAGACGCTTTAAAAGGAATAAATGATTATTATTTAATTTCTGCTGCATATTTAAACCTAGCGAAGATTTTTAAAGAACAGAACAATTATGATGTAAGTGTTCGATATTTAAAAAAAGCACTTCAAAATTCTATTGTCGGTAGTGGTATGAGTGTTATCGATAAACAAAACGTTCAAAATATCTATTTTGAGTCTGGAATTAATCTTTGCGAATTATACATTGAAAACAACAAGCTAGATGAAGCTTTAATTAAGCTTTTAGAGTATGGTAATTACTTAAAAGTTAACGCTATAAAACCAAAATTAGAGAGTTATTATAACTTTGTTTACGGTATGTATTTTACAAAGAAAGCGTTTTATAATACCGCACGAGAAAAATTTGGTGAAGCCATTCTTTTATTAGAGCAAAATAATAAAGAAACGGATTTAGATTTAATGAGCAATATCTATATGCAATTATCCATTTCCTTCGCGAAATCGGGTAAAAACGAAGCAGCGTATACAGCTTTACTCGAACACATTAATTATCAAAATAAATTTTACAAAGAAGATAAAGATGCACGCGATTTAATTATTAAATCACAATTTTTAATAGAAGATTATAAAAATGAAGCGGAAACGGCAAATTATCAGAGACTCCAGCAATTAGAAATTGCGAATAAATTCAAGAAAATTAATATTGTAATTTTTATATCCTTATTGCTATTGGTGATTTCACTTTTGGTTATTTATAAAGGAGCCTATTCTAAAATAAAATTAAGTGATACTTTAAAGCAAAAGAATTTAGAATTGGAAATTGCAAAAGACAACGCCTTAAAAGCCTCAGAACTTAAAACTAAATTCATCTCTAACGTGTCTCATGAATTGAGAACACCGCTATACGGTGTAGTTGGTATAAGCACATTGTTGTTAAACGAGAAAAAAGACCTTAGTGAGCGCGATACAAAATACTTGGAATCACTTAAATATTCTGGCGACTATCTTTTAAATTTAGTTAACGACATCTTACAAATGAATAAAATAGAAGCTCAAAAAATAGAGTTAAAAAATGTCTCGGTTAATTTAAAAGCTTTGGCGCAGAGCATAACCGATTCTTTTGGTTATAAACTTCAAGAATCTGGCAATCAGATTAAAATTGCTATTGATGAAGGTGTTCCAGAATTCGTTAAAGTTGATAAAGTAAGAATCTCTCAGGTTCTAATTAATTTAATTGCAAATAGCATAAAGTTTACCCAGAGTGGTGTAATTAATTTAAGGATAAAATTATTAAAGTTGGGAGATAAAAAGGTGACCTTACGTTTTGAAGTTGAAGATGATGGCATAGGCGTTCCTAAAGATAAATTTAAAACTATTTTCAATAATTTTTCGCAATTGGGTAATGAAACAAATACGAGCTATCAAGGCACAGGACTAGGGCTTTCTATTACCAAAAGTATTGTGCAGTTATTGGGAAGCAAAATTGAGCTTGAAAGTGAAGTAGGACAGGGGGCTAAGTTTAGTTTTAATGTAGAATTGGAAATAGATAAAAAAAAGAAATCAATTTTAGATGCCAATAGGTTTAAAAAGATAGATGGCGATACCGACAGTAAGTTTAATATTTTGATTGCTGAAGATAATAAGATTAACCAGATTGTGACTAAAAATTTGTTAATTGGTCAAAATTACAGTTGTGAAGTTGTGAATAATGGTGCTGAAGCCGTCGAAAAGGTGAAATTAAATAATTATGATCTAATTTTAATGGATATAAATATGCCTAAAATGAATGGTTACGATGCCACGGCTGCAATTAGAGAATTTGATAAAGAAATACCCATTATTGCATTAACCGCGGCAGATGTAGAAGAGGTAATGCATAATTTTAAAACCATTGGGTTTAACGATATTATCACAAAACCTTTTGATAATTACGAGTTTTTTCAAACCATTGCTTTTCATATTGAAATAACAAATTATCGAAGAGGAAAAGCCGGTTTTTTATAATGTCGGTCTGTTTTGTCCTGTATTTGCTTAGAGTTTTCTGCTTATGGTGAGACCATCTCTAATAGGTAGTAAAACAGTTTCTATTCTTTTATCATTTTTAAGTAAAACATTGTATTCAATTAAAGCTGGAGTACAAGCGTCATTTTTTTTGAAAGAAGTTTCTAAAATTTTACCACTCCACAATACGTTATCAGATAAAATGACACCTCCAGTATTAAGTTTATCAATTACGGCATGGAAGTAGTTGGAATAATTCTCTTTATCGGCGTCTATAAAAACTAAATCGAACATTTTGTCCAATGTCGGTATAATATCTAAAGCATTGCCCAAATGCTGAAAAATTTGATGGCCGTAGTTAGATTTGTCAAAATATTTACGCTGAAAATCAACTAATTCTTCATTTTTATCAATGGTGTGTAATTCGCCGTTAGGCTGTATGCCTTCAGCTAAACACAATGCAGAATACCCTGTATAAGTACCAATTTCTAATATGTTTTTAGGGTTCACCAATTTAGAAATCATACTTAATAAGCGACCCTGGTAATGACCACTTAGCATTCGAGGTACTAATATTTTTTGATTGGTTTCTCTGTTGAGTTGCTGTAACAATTCGGGTTCGTTTTCTGAATGGTTTACAACATATTTGTCTATATCTTCTGGTATAAAATGCATATTTCTGTGTATTAAAATAAAGTAAGTACAGTTGTTTTTGGTTTTAGTCTACTCCCAATACGTTCTTTCGAGTTAAGTTTTAATTTAAAATTAGATTAACTAATTTTTCCTTGGCTATATCATCATCACCAAAGAGCCAACGCAAAACATTCGCTTCCCAAATGTCGTCATACTGTTCTTGGTTAATAATGTTTTTTTCTATGGCCAAATCTAATAATTTTCCTGGATAAGACGATTGGGCATCGCTTTCCATTTCTCCTAAAGGATAAGGGTCGTCTAATCCCATAATAACCTGATTTGAACCTTGTCGATCTATCATTAATTTTAAAGAATCGGTATCGTGTACTAAGGTATCAAAATAAATATTTGGATGTCCAACGGCTTTTCTTGGATGGTGTTTACCTTCAAATAAATCTGGTCTGCCATCAAAGCCCTGGATACGTCTGCCTAAATTCATTTGTGCCAGTTGCCCACCATGCGCAAAACAGGTTCTAATATTTGGGTAACGTTCTTGCATGCCGTTTAAAGTGTAAAAATGATAAGCATCACCACATTGTGCTAGCATCCAAATAAGATGAAAGCGCCACGCCGTGTTTTCTAAATTAATCATTTTATCACCATCGTAGGGGTGAATTTCTATGGCTAATTTGTATTTGTTTGCCAGTTCAAAAATGGCATCATTTTCTTTGTCGAAAACCGAACGCCATTGTCCGATGGAATCCATAAAATGCGTTGGTAAACACAACACTTTCATATCTAATTGTTCAACACAGCGTTCTATCTCCCATAGTGCGCCATGAATAAAACCTGGGTGTACTACAAAACCGCAGGTAAATTTAGCGGGATTGTCATGTTGCACTTTGGCGTTAAAATCATTTTGAAATCGCAAGGCTTTTTTCATATCTTCTAAACGTAATCCGTTGCCATAAAGCTGAGATAGATTTAAAACCACGGCATGGTCGAGCTTGTTTCTTTCCATCCATGCGATCTTTTCGTCTAGAAAAAAACTAGAGTGTGTCACAGGTCGTTTCCATCCTTTTTGCCACATGTGTTTACGCTCATCGTCTACCCAAAATATGTCTTTCTCCTTCATAAATTGTGGAATTTGTTCTGGGTAAGGTAGTAAATGGGAATGACCGTTTATACGAAGTTTGCGTTTCATTAATGTTCTAATTTAACTTGTTTTGGGGGTTGCATTACGGCACTGCAATTTGGGCATGTACGTTTGTTTTGGTCACTGTAATAATTGTCGAAAATTTTTGGCATATCGGTTTCAATATTGTGTAGCGTAAAATCTTCTTCATACAATTTGGTTGAGCAATTTTCACAAAACCAAAGCAAAGCGTCTTTTACATCTTTTTCTCTAGGATATTCAATAACTAAACCTACAGTATTTGCACCACGTTGTGGTGAATGTGGTACTTTTGGAGGTAGAAGAAAAATATCACCTTCTTTAATATGAATATCTTTTGGTGTCCCATTATCAATAATTTTTAAAACCATATCGCCTTCTAATTGATAGAAAAACTCTGGTGTTTCGTTATAATGATAATCTTTTCTGTTATTGGGGCCACCAACTACCATAACAATAAAATCGCCATCTTTCCAAACCACTTTATTACCCACAGGTGGTTTTAGTAAATGTCTGTTTTCTTCAATCCAAGCTTTGAAATTTATTGGCGGATATACTTTACTCATAAATAAACCCTACTTAAACTACCAAAAGGGCAGAAACTTAAACGGGTATTTAAGTTTTATTAATCTATTGTCTCTGACTTAAAGATAAGATATTCTGAGTAATTTTTATGGTGTTTTATGAAGCTTAAGATATTTTTAAAGACTTTTAGTGCGACCACCATCAACAGGAAGGTTAATTCCGTTAACATAACCAGCTGTTTCACTAGCTAAAAAAGTTATAACGTTTGCGGTTTCTTCAGGTTTGGCGAAACGTTTAGCAGGGGTGTAGTTTTTCATTATTTCTGTCATTTCCTCGATACTTCTTTCTTCTTGCGCCGCTTTAATTTTTATAATGTCATTTAAACGCTCGGTTTCTGTAAAGCCGGGTAATACATTGTTTACAGTAATGCCAAAAGCAGCAACTTCGCTAGCTAAAGTCTTACTCCAATTGCCAACCGCTCCTCTTATGGTATTACTCACGCCTAAACCAGGAATGGGCTCTTTTACCGAAGTAGAGATGATATTAATAATTCTACCAAAACCCACTTCTTTCATAAACGGAATAGTGGCTTGTGCTAAAACGTGATTGCATTTTAAATGCTGGGTAAAGGCATTGACAAATTCTTCGAGCGCGGCTGTTAAAATGGCACCACTTCTTGGCCCCCCAGTATTGTTAACGAGGATATGAAATCCGTGATTTTTTTCAATAAATTTTATAACTTTTTCTTGTAAATCTCGTGGGTTAGAGAAATCGGCAACAATATAACTGTGGTTTCCCTGTTGAGGTAACTCTGCTAAAACCGTTTTTAGTTTCTCTCTGTTTCTTGCTACTAAGGTGACATTTGCACCTTGGGTGGCTAAGGCCATTGCGGTGGCCTTTCCAATGCCTTGTGTGCTACCGCAAACTAAGGCGTTTTTATTGTTTAAATTAAGGTTCATATTTTTTATGTCCCACAACGGTAGGAATCGTTTTAATTAATAATTGAGTTTCAATTTATAACATTCTCCGCTTTACGGAAACTAGTATTTTATGCATATATTTTTAGCTTCAGTAAAAAAACGTAAAGCTTCAAATCCGCCTTCACGACCAAGTCCTGAGGCTTTAGTACCGCCAAAAGGCGTTCGTAAATCCCGAAGCATCCAAGTGTTTACCCAAACTAGTCCCACTTGTAGTTGGTTGCTTATTCGAATGCTGCGTTTTAAGTTGTTAGTCCACAATGTTGCCGATAAGCCGTACTTTGTCGTATTAGCCATTTGTAAAACCTCATCTTCTGTATTAAATGGCATAATACTAACAACAGGTCCAAATACTTCTTCTTGATTTATGGTGCATGTATTGGTTTTAACCTCAATAATGGTGGGTTCAAAGTAATATCCGTTTTCAAAATTCTCGACTGTAAATTCATTTCCGCCACATAAAACAACACCGTTTTCTTCTTTCGCAATGGTAATATAGTTTTTTATTTTTTCGAGCTGTGATTTAGAAACTAGGGCTCCAATTTGGGTGTCGCTTTTCGAGGGATGCCCTATTTTGAGCTGTTTGGTTTTTTCAACAAAATCTTTCTTAAATTTCTCATAAATTGAAGACTCAATAAAAATACGACTTCCACATAAACATATTTGGCCTTGATTTGCAAATGAGGAACGAATGGTAGTCTCTAACATATCGTTATAATCACAATCATCAAAGATGATATTAGGATTTTTACCGCCAAGTTCTAAGGATAACTTCTTAAACATGGGAGCCGCAATTTTTGCAATATGAGCCCCTGTTGTTGTGCCGCCCGTAAAACTAATGGCTTCAATATCTGGATGCTCAATAATGGCTTGTCCTGTTGTTTTTCCTAGACCGTGAACAATGTTTAGTACACCTTTTGGTAAGCCGGCCTCCTTACAAATTTCGCCTAATAAATAGGCTGTCATTGGAGTAATTTCGCTAGGTTTGGCCACTACACAATTTCCAGCAGCAATGGCTGGTGCGATTTTCCAAGTAAAAAGATAGAGTGGGAGATTCCAAGGAGAAATACAGCCCACAACCCCAATAGGTTGTCGTAATGTATAGTTTATGGCTTGATGCCCAACGCTCTCGTGACTTTCACTAGAGTATTGCGTAATAGCATTTGCAAAAAATCTAAAATTGCTGGCCGCTCTTGGTATATCGACCGTTTGAGCTAAGTTAATAGGTTTGCCATTGTCTATGCTTTCGGCTTCTGCAAAGCGTTGTAAATGAGTTTCTAATAACTCTGAGATTTTAATTAATATTCTACTGCGTTCCTCCAGTGTGGTTTGGGACCATGTTGGAAAAGCAGACTTTGCAGCGATGTATGCATTATCTACGTCTGCTTTTGTAGAATTTGGTAATTTTCCATAAACTTCTCCGTTTGCAGGATTGTAGTTGTCTAGCCACTTATTAGATACAGAGGGTAAAAACTGACCGTTTATGAAGTTTTGGATTTCCATGGGATCGATTTTGTTTTTACAAGTTATATCATGATTTTGGCTTATAAGCCATTACTTTAATCTCCACAACCAAATCTGGATGTGGTAATTGGTGCACTGCAACCGTGGTTCTTGCAGGGCCAGTTTCGGCGTTAAAAAATTCAGCGTAAGCTTTGTTGTATCCCGCAAAATCGTTCATGTTTACCAAAAAACTGGTAACATCGACAATATCTTTTAAGGTAGCGCCTTCTTGAGCTAGATTTTTTTCAATGTTGAGTATAACTTCACGAGTTTGTACTTCAATATTTAAACGTTTGGTACCCATGTTGTCAATAATCTCTACACCAGCAATGGTATTATCTGCACGACGAGCACTAGTGCCCGATACAAATATAAAATCGCCCACGCGCTTGGTGTGTGGGTAAGCTCCTCTTGGGGTTACTTTAGTGCTTGTTGAAACTGGAATCTCATTTTTTTTTCTATTCATTTTTAATGATTTTTTTAATGATTTTTTGCCTTGATACAAAACGAACCAAATCAACTTTTATCTTATTCTCGCAATTCTATCGTCCTCTAAAATCGCTTCGGTTTCTTGTTTTACTTGCTCTAAAATAATTTTTAAATCGTCTTTTAAGTTTATCTTCTTATCAGATAACAAATTCAAAATGGCCTTATCTTGGGCACGTCCTGTGAGCATGGCTTCACGATATCCAATATTTTCATTAAAAGTTACTAAGGCATATTTAGACTCGTATTCATTCGGAAAATTTTCCTCTAAGGCAATTTCTAATTTACGCTTTTCTTGGAATATAGGGTTTGCGGTGTGCGCTTTCATTTCATGGAAATTATCAATGGCTAAATCTGCTATGGCATCGGTATCTTTTTTACGAATTTTCTCATAAGTTGAAAACACGGCTTCCCAAGTGTTTAAATTTTTGTCTAGAACCTTGTCAAATTCTACAACATCTTCAAAGGAGGCATTCATCCCTTGGCCGTAAAACGGTACAATGGCATGAGCCGCATCACCCATTAAAAGCGTGTTGCCTTTATAGTGCCATGGCGAACATTTTACAGTGCCTAAAGGTGCTGTTGGATTTTTAAAGAAATCGTCCACTAAATTTGGCATTAAAGCTAAGGCATCTGGAAATTCTTTTTTAAAAAACTCAAGTACAATAGCTTCGTTTGTTAAATTGTTAAAGTTATATGCGCCTTCACTATAACTTAAAAATAAGGTAACCGTAAAACTGCCATCTAAATTGGGTAGGGCGATGAGCATAAAATCACCACGAGGCCAAATGTGTAAAGCGTTTTTATAGGTTTTATAGTCGCCATCTTGAGTGGGAAGAATGCTTAGCTCTTTGTAGCCGTGTGTTAAATAATCTTGAGAAAAACTAAATAAAAACTTTTTACTTAAATAATAGCTTTTGCGAAGTACAGAACCAGCGCCATCTGTCGCTAAGATGATGTTGGCATTTGCTGTAAACTCCTCTTTAGTGTAATAATCTTGAAATAACGCCGAGGGGTTCTCAAAGTCAACCGACTTGCATTTTTTATTAAAATGAATGGAAACATTTTCATGTTTTTCAGCTTCGGTTAAAAGTAAAGCATTAAGGTCGCCACGAGAAATGGAGTTTATGTATTCGTGGTTTCGACCGCTATAATTAGATAAATGTGTATGTCCATCTTTATTGTGAATCATTCTGCCATACATAGGAATACAAAGTGCTTTGACTTGCGTTTCTAGACCCACTAATTTCATGGCTTTGTTACCGCGATCTGAAAATGCTAAATTTATAGATCGCCCTGCAGAAATATCGGTTTTACGTAAATCTGGGCGCATTTCATATACGGTAACTTTAAAACCTCTTTGCGCTAAGCGAAGGGCTAGGAGAGAACCACAGAGACCGGCACCTATTATTAGTATGTTTTGTTGTTTGTCTTTCATTTTTTATTCCTGCAAATATTGGAGTCTTACAGTTTTAAGACTTTTAATTTTATTTTGATGAAGCAGAAATTACGACTCTCGAATTTCTAAGCATTCAATTTTTTTTAAGATTTTTTGCTTTATATATGACAAAAACTTCAAATAAAAACACAAAACGGCCATATTCAATATGTTGCAGTTTGCACGTTATCCAGACCTAAAAATTCCATTTAGATTATTTTTCAAATTTAATTTTGTCATGTACTAAAGATTTTTTGTTTTGTTCAATTCTGCAAATTGATTTGCGACCAGACTTCTTTTAATTCGTTTTCTATCCAAAATTATTTTGAGCTTAAAATCTTCTTTAACTTTTCAACCAATCGATATACATCTTCAAACGAATTGTAAAGT
Encoded here:
- a CDS encoding twin-arginine translocase TatA/TatE family subunit, whose product is MIFQSTYLFISGAEIAFILFIAIMVFGADKLPEIARGLGKGMRTLKDATNDIKQEITKTAEKNGIDSSITSDVKKEIDKVKDDLEDFTGSVKRKF
- a CDS encoding response regulator, whose product is MRKILLLSFLFVNIFSFAQNDREVIKKIDDLNASALILYNDKQIVEAFKVFNKAKALADSIEDDYGAATANFSLGNIYYLMQNYESAKVHYDLTLDALKGINDYYLISAAYLNLAKIFKEQNNYDVSVRYLKKALQNSIVGSGMSVIDKQNVQNIYFESGINLCELYIENNKLDEALIKLLEYGNYLKVNAIKPKLESYYNFVYGMYFTKKAFYNTAREKFGEAILLLEQNNKETDLDLMSNIYMQLSISFAKSGKNEAAYTALLEHINYQNKFYKEDKDARDLIIKSQFLIEDYKNEAETANYQRLQQLEIANKFKKINIVIFISLLLLVISLLVIYKGAYSKIKLSDTLKQKNLELEIAKDNALKASELKTKFISNVSHELRTPLYGVVGISTLLLNEKKDLSERDTKYLESLKYSGDYLLNLVNDILQMNKIEAQKIELKNVSVNLKALAQSITDSFGYKLQESGNQIKIAIDEGVPEFVKVDKVRISQVLINLIANSIKFTQSGVINLRIKLLKLGDKKVTLRFEVEDDGIGVPKDKFKTIFNNFSQLGNETNTSYQGTGLGLSITKSIVQLLGSKIELESEVGQGAKFSFNVELEIDKKKKSILDANRFKKIDGDTDSKFNILIAEDNKINQIVTKNLLIGQNYSCEVVNNGAEAVEKVKLNNYDLILMDINMPKMNGYDATAAIREFDKEIPIIALTAADVEEVMHNFKTIGFNDIITKPFDNYEFFQTIAFHIEITNYRRGKAGFL
- a CDS encoding O-methyltransferase, with translation MHFIPEDIDKYVVNHSENEPELLQQLNRETNQKILVPRMLSGHYQGRLLSMISKLVNPKNILEIGTYTGYSALCLAEGIQPNGELHTIDKNEELVDFQRKYFDKSNYGHQIFQHLGNALDIIPTLDKMFDLVFIDADKENYSNYFHAVIDKLNTGGVILSDNVLWSGKILETSFKKNDACTPALIEYNVLLKNDKRIETVLLPIRDGLTISRKL
- a CDS encoding amidohydrolase family protein, with the protein product MKRKLRINGHSHLLPYPEQIPQFMKEKDIFWVDDERKHMWQKGWKRPVTHSSFFLDEKIAWMERNKLDHAVVLNLSQLYGNGLRLEDMKKALRFQNDFNAKVQHDNPAKFTCGFVVHPGFIHGALWEIERCVEQLDMKVLCLPTHFMDSIGQWRSVFDKENDAIFELANKYKLAIEIHPYDGDKMINLENTAWRFHLIWMLAQCGDAYHFYTLNGMQERYPNIRTCFAHGGQLAQMNLGRRIQGFDGRPDLFEGKHHPRKAVGHPNIYFDTLVHDTDSLKLMIDRQGSNQVIMGLDDPYPLGEMESDAQSSYPGKLLDLAIEKNIINQEQYDDIWEANVLRWLFGDDDIAKEKLVNLILN
- a CDS encoding 3-hydroxyanthranilate 3,4-dioxygenase, with translation MSKVYPPINFKAWIEENRHLLKPPVGNKVVWKDGDFIVMVVGGPNNRKDYHYNETPEFFYQLEGDMVLKIIDNGTPKDIHIKEGDIFLLPPKVPHSPQRGANTVGLVIEYPREKDVKDALLWFCENCSTKLYEEDFTLHNIETDMPKIFDNYYSDQNKRTCPNCSAVMQPPKQVKLEH
- a CDS encoding SDR family oxidoreductase, translating into MNLNLNNKNALVCGSTQGIGKATAMALATQGANVTLVARNREKLKTVLAELPQQGNHSYIVADFSNPRDLQEKVIKFIEKNHGFHILVNNTGGPRSGAILTAALEEFVNAFTQHLKCNHVLAQATIPFMKEVGFGRIINIISTSVKEPIPGLGVSNTIRGAVGNWSKTLASEVAAFGITVNNVLPGFTETERLNDIIKIKAAQEERSIEEMTEIMKNYTPAKRFAKPEETANVITFLASETAGYVNGINLPVDGGRTKSL
- a CDS encoding aldehyde dehydrogenase, which produces MEIQNFINGQFLPSVSNKWLDNYNPANGEVYGKLPNSTKADVDNAYIAAKSAFPTWSQTTLEERSRILIKISELLETHLQRFAEAESIDNGKPINLAQTVDIPRAASNFRFFANAITQYSSESHESVGHQAINYTLRQPIGVVGCISPWNLPLYLFTWKIAPAIAAGNCVVAKPSEITPMTAYLLGEICKEAGLPKGVLNIVHGLGKTTGQAIIEHPDIEAISFTGGTTTGAHIAKIAAPMFKKLSLELGGKNPNIIFDDCDYNDMLETTIRSSFANQGQICLCGSRIFIESSIYEKFKKDFVEKTKQLKIGHPSKSDTQIGALVSKSQLEKIKNYITIAKEENGVVLCGGNEFTVENFENGYYFEPTIIEVKTNTCTINQEEVFGPVVSIMPFNTEDEVLQMANTTKYGLSATLWTNNLKRSIRISNQLQVGLVWVNTWMLRDLRTPFGGTKASGLGREGGFEALRFFTEAKNICIKY
- a CDS encoding RidA family protein — translated: MNRKKNEIPVSTSTKVTPRGAYPHTKRVGDFIFVSGTSARRADNTIAGVEIIDNMGTKRLNIEVQTREVILNIEKNLAQEGATLKDIVDVTSFLVNMNDFAGYNKAYAEFFNAETGPARTTVAVHQLPHPDLVVEIKVMAYKPKS
- a CDS encoding FAD-dependent oxidoreductase, with product MKDKQQNILIIGAGLCGSLLALRLAQRGFKVTVYEMRPDLRKTDISAGRSINLAFSDRGNKAMKLVGLETQVKALCIPMYGRMIHNKDGHTHLSNYSGRNHEYINSISRGDLNALLLTEAEKHENVSIHFNKKCKSVDFENPSALFQDYYTKEEFTANANIILATDGAGSVLRKSYYLSKKFLFSFSQDYLTHGYKELSILPTQDGDYKTYKNALHIWPRGDFMLIALPNLDGSFTVTLFLSYSEGAYNFNNLTNEAIVLEFFKKEFPDALALMPNLVDDFFKNPTAPLGTVKCSPWHYKGNTLLMGDAAHAIVPFYGQGMNASFEDVVEFDKVLDKNLNTWEAVFSTYEKIRKKDTDAIADLAIDNFHEMKAHTANPIFQEKRKLEIALEENFPNEYESKYALVTFNENIGYREAMLTGRAQDKAILNLLSDKKINLKDDLKIILEQVKQETEAILEDDRIARIR